Proteins encoded by one window of Bacteroidota bacterium:
- a CDS encoding methylmalonyl-CoA mutase family protein, with product MKDALPYHPKNKIRIVTAASLFDGHDAAINVMRRIIQATGVEVIHLGHDRSVDEVVNCAIQEDVQAIAMTSYQGGHTEYFKYMYDLLQEKGAGQIKIFGGGGGTILPTEIEELQNYGITRIYSPDDGRSLGLQGMINDLVEKSDFATGINLNGELNKLSLLNEKNSSQEKYRSIARLISAVENNTPDANNIMTQVEVLIKENKTPVLGITGTGGAGKSSLVDELVRRFLVDFDNKTIAILSVDPSKRKTGGALLGDRIRMNAINNSRVYMRSMATRQANLALSKHVDEAVKILKAANFDLIILETSGIGQSDTEITEHSDVCMYVMTPEYGAASQLEKIDMLDFADIIAINKFDKRGASDAQRDVRKQFQRNHKLFETDVEKMPVFATIASQFNDPGTNQLYRHLMDTIKEKTKVDLHSDFHITDEMSKKIFIIPPPRTRYLAEIAENNRGYDKKALEQKEIAQKLYAIHKTKELIEDESTKLKLEEAYKKTSVKIENENLELISNWNDKVTSYKNENYIFKVRDKELKIKTHSESLSHLQIPKIALPKYEAWGDILFWQLQENVPGEFPFTSGIYPFKREEEDPTRMFAGEGGPERTNRRFHYVSKGMPAKRLSTAFDSVTLYGNDPDHRPDIYGKIGNSGVSICCLDDAKKLYSGFNLSDPKTSVSMTINGPAPMLLGFFMNAAIDQQCEIYIRENNLLEEVNNTIKEIYKGKEHLRPKYNSEIPEGNNGLGLLLLGVTGDQVLPADIYQKIKKHTLNVVRGTVQADILKEDQAQNTCIFSTEFALRLMGDVQDYFIHNKVRNFYSVSISGYHIAEAGANPITQLAFTLANGFTYVEYYLSRGMHINDFGPNLSFFFSNGIDPEYAVIGRVARRIWAKAMKHKYGADDRTQKLKYHIQTSGRSLHAQEIDFNDIRTTLQALYAIYDNCNSLHTNAYDEAITTPTEESVRRAMAIQLIINKELGLAKNENPTQGSFIIEELTDLVEEAVLTEFEKISERGGVLGAMETMYQRGQIQEESLYYETLKHTGAYPIIGVNTFLNSKGSPTILPKEVIRATEDEKQFQITTLNNLHEYYSDKTASHLRHLQKTAIENKNLFEALMEACKYSSLGEITHALFMVGGQYRRNM from the coding sequence ATGAAAGACGCTTTACCATACCACCCGAAAAATAAAATAAGAATTGTTACCGCGGCGAGTTTATTCGACGGACATGATGCTGCAATTAATGTGATGCGACGAATTATTCAGGCAACCGGTGTTGAAGTTATTCACCTCGGTCATGACCGCAGTGTGGATGAAGTGGTTAATTGTGCAATTCAGGAAGATGTGCAGGCAATTGCCATGACGAGTTATCAGGGAGGACATACCGAATATTTTAAATATATGTATGATCTTCTGCAGGAAAAAGGTGCAGGACAGATAAAAATTTTTGGTGGAGGTGGAGGTACTATCTTACCAACTGAAATTGAAGAATTACAGAATTATGGTATCACCAGAATATATTCACCCGACGATGGAAGGTCTTTAGGTTTGCAGGGGATGATAAATGATCTCGTTGAGAAAAGTGATTTTGCAACAGGAATTAATTTAAATGGTGAGCTGAATAAATTATCCCTATTAAATGAAAAAAATTCTTCGCAGGAAAAATACCGAAGCATTGCGCGATTAATTTCCGCAGTGGAAAATAATACACCAGATGCTAATAATATTATGACGCAGGTGGAAGTGCTTATTAAGGAAAATAAAACACCTGTATTGGGAATTACAGGAACTGGCGGAGCAGGAAAATCATCATTAGTGGATGAATTAGTGCGAAGATTTTTGGTGGATTTTGATAATAAAACTATTGCAATTTTATCCGTTGACCCAAGCAAAAGAAAAACCGGCGGTGCATTATTGGGCGACAGAATTCGCATGAACGCTATAAATAATTCGCGGGTATATATGCGTTCTATGGCAACCCGCCAGGCTAATCTTGCACTGAGTAAACATGTGGATGAAGCAGTTAAGATATTAAAGGCTGCGAATTTTGATCTTATTATTCTTGAGACTTCCGGTATCGGACAAAGTGATACGGAAATTACGGAACACAGTGATGTTTGTATGTATGTTATGACTCCGGAATACGGCGCAGCTAGTCAGCTCGAAAAAATCGACATGCTTGATTTTGCAGATATTATTGCCATAAATAAATTTGATAAACGCGGAGCAAGTGATGCGCAACGCGATGTGAGAAAACAATTTCAACGCAATCATAAATTATTTGAGACCGATGTTGAAAAAATGCCTGTTTTTGCAACTATTGCATCGCAGTTTAATGATCCGGGAACAAATCAACTCTATCGCCATCTGATGGATACCATCAAAGAAAAAACAAAGGTTGATCTGCACAGCGATTTTCATATTACGGATGAGATGAGTAAAAAAATATTCATCATCCCTCCTCCCCGCACCCGATATCTCGCTGAAATTGCAGAAAATAACAGAGGATATGATAAAAAAGCGCTGGAACAAAAAGAAATAGCACAAAAATTATATGCTATCCATAAAACAAAGGAATTAATTGAGGATGAAAGTACAAAACTAAAATTAGAAGAGGCTTATAAAAAGACTTCGGTCAAAATAGAAAATGAAAATCTTGAATTAATAAGCAATTGGAACGACAAAGTAACATCCTACAAAAATGAAAACTATATTTTTAAGGTAAGAGATAAAGAATTAAAAATAAAAACACATTCCGAAAGTTTAAGTCATTTACAAATTCCTAAAATTGCTCTTCCTAAATATGAGGCTTGGGGAGATATTTTATTTTGGCAATTACAGGAAAATGTTCCAGGTGAATTTCCATTTACCTCCGGTATATATCCTTTTAAAAGAGAAGAAGAGGATCCAACCAGGATGTTTGCCGGAGAAGGTGGCCCGGAGCGCACCAACAGACGTTTTCACTACGTAAGTAAAGGCATGCCTGCAAAACGTTTATCCACGGCATTCGACAGTGTAACATTATATGGCAATGATCCCGATCATCGCCCTGATATTTATGGAAAAATTGGCAACAGCGGAGTGAGTATTTGTTGTCTGGATGATGCTAAAAAATTATACAGCGGATTTAATTTATCCGATCCTAAAACATCTGTGTCGATGACAATTAATGGTCCGGCACCAATGTTACTCGGATTTTTTATGAATGCAGCAATTGATCAGCAATGCGAAATTTATATCCGCGAAAATAATTTATTGGAGGAAGTAAATAATACTATAAAAGAAATTTACAAAGGAAAAGAACATTTACGACCGAAATATAATTCCGAAATTCCCGAAGGAAATAATGGTCTTGGATTATTATTATTAGGTGTTACCGGTGATCAGGTTTTACCTGCAGATATATATCAAAAAATAAAAAAACATACACTCAACGTTGTTCGCGGAACCGTTCAGGCAGATATATTAAAAGAAGATCAGGCTCAAAATACCTGTATTTTTTCCACGGAATTCGCTTTGCGATTAATGGGTGATGTGCAGGATTATTTTATTCACAATAAGGTGCGCAATTTTTATTCCGTTTCCATTTCAGGATATCATATTGCAGAGGCCGGTGCAAATCCAATTACACAATTGGCATTTACCTTAGCCAACGGATTTACCTATGTGGAATATTATTTAAGTCGCGGAATGCACATAAATGATTTCGGACCTAATTTATCATTCTTCTTCAGCAACGGAATCGATCCTGAATATGCAGTGATAGGTCGTGTAGCACGTCGCATTTGGGCAAAGGCAATGAAACACAAATACGGCGCCGACGATCGCACACAGAAATTAAAATATCATATTCAAACCAGTGGAAGAAGTTTACACGCGCAGGAAATTGATTTTAATGATATCCGCACAACGTTACAAGCTTTATATGCAATTTATGATAATTGTAATTCGCTACACACTAACGCATACGACGAAGCAATTACAACTCCAACAGAAGAAAGCGTTCGCCGCGCAATGGCAATTCAATTGATTATCAATAAAGAATTAGGACTTGCTAAAAATGAAAATCCGACTCAAGGTTCTTTTATAATTGAAGAATTAACTGATCTTGTTGAAGAAGCAGTATTAACCGAATTTGAAAAAATATCAGAACGCGGCGGAGTTTTAGGTGCAATGGAAACCATGTATCAGCGCGGACAAATTCAGGAAGAAAGCCTTTATTACGAAACATTAAAACACACCGGAGCATATCCTATAATTGGTGTGAATACTTTTTTAAATTCTAAAGGTTCTCCTACAATTTTACCCAAAGAAGTAATTCGCGCCACTGAAGACGAAAAACAATTTCAAATTACCACTCTCAATAATCTTCACGAATATTACTCCGACAAAACAGCATCCCATCTCCGCCATCTCCAAAAAACTGCAATTGAAAATAAGAATTTATTTGAAGCCTTGATGGAGGCTTGTAAGTATTCTTCACTGGGGGAGATTACACATGCGTTGTTTATGGTGGGCGGTCAGTATAGACGGAATATGTAA
- the porV gene encoding type IX secretion system outer membrane channel protein PorV, whose translation MKNIPVISTFVFSATLFSNSVHAQITIGNGNSNDYLNTVTTAMPFLRMAPDARSGGMGDVGIATSADVNSIYWNASKLVFVDDDKPSAISFNYAPFSDNLIKGIYLANLNGYQKLSDKSFLSSSLRYFSLGNMSFTGTGVINDFHAREFAFDVAYSRKIFDNFSAGINMKYLYSNIPTIQFNNGVQIKPSQAIAGDLSFFYTNKFESVGKNTELGLGLNISNIGNKITYTNSVEKDYLPTNLGIGVSYGINLNEYNKITLAVDLNKLMVPTPDTSDIQPQNGIPDFREQNVFSGMINSFSDAPYGFNEELHEITISTGIEYWFDNKFAVRTGYFYEHATKGGRQFYTLGTGVHYNAFGIDFSYLIPTQNNQNPLNDIFHLSLTLNLDSIVSSVKSRHGEGAEG comes from the coding sequence ATGAAAAATATTCCCGTAATTTCTACTTTTGTTTTTTCTGCGACATTATTTTCTAATTCCGTTCACGCTCAGATCACAATTGGAAATGGAAATTCTAACGATTATTTAAATACAGTGACCACTGCAATGCCTTTCCTGAGAATGGCCCCTGATGCACGTTCCGGGGGAATGGGAGATGTTGGAATTGCAACTTCTGCGGATGTGAATTCTATTTATTGGAATGCTTCAAAACTTGTTTTTGTTGATGATGATAAACCTTCAGCAATTTCATTTAACTATGCACCATTTTCTGATAATTTGATCAAAGGTATTTATTTGGCTAACTTAAACGGATATCAGAAATTAAGTGACAAATCCTTTTTAAGTTCATCTCTGCGGTACTTTTCTTTAGGTAATATGAGTTTTACGGGAACAGGAGTAATAAATGATTTTCATGCCCGTGAATTCGCTTTTGATGTTGCATATTCACGAAAAATATTTGACAATTTTTCAGCAGGTATAAATATGAAATATTTGTATTCTAATATTCCGACAATACAATTTAATAATGGTGTACAAATTAAACCATCTCAGGCAATTGCAGGTGATCTCTCATTTTTTTATACAAATAAATTTGAATCTGTTGGAAAAAATACAGAATTGGGTTTGGGATTAAATATTTCGAATATTGGAAATAAGATCACCTATACAAACAGTGTGGAGAAAGATTATTTACCTACTAATTTGGGAATTGGAGTTTCTTACGGAATAAATTTAAACGAATACAACAAAATAACCCTTGCAGTTGACCTTAATAAGTTAATGGTTCCGACTCCCGATACTTCAGATATCCAACCACAAAATGGAATTCCCGATTTTAGAGAACAAAATGTTTTTAGTGGAATGATAAATTCTTTTAGTGATGCTCCCTATGGTTTTAATGAGGAGTTACATGAAATAACAATTTCAACAGGAATAGAGTATTGGTTTGATAATAAATTTGCTGTGCGCACAGGATATTTTTATGAGCATGCAACAAAAGGTGGCCGACAATTTTATACGCTCGGCACCGGAGTACATTACAATGCTTTTGGAATAGATTTTTCTTATCTCATTCCAACTCAAAACAATCAAAATCCTTTAAATGATATTTTTCACCTCTCGTTAACGCTGAATTTAGATTCGATCGTTTCTAGTGTGAAATCACGGCACGGTGAAGGAGCTGAAGGGTGA
- the porV gene encoding type IX secretion system outer membrane channel protein PorV, whose product MLTIQKISMLVVSVITLSTSVQAQITIGSGTGDDYLNTVTTAVPFLRIAPDARSGGMADVGIAITPDANSIFWNASKLVFIDDEHPSGLSITYTPWLKNLVNDIYLAYLNGYWKVDELSALSASLRYFSLGTITFTDNSGNVLQDFRPNEFAFDVAYARKLTDNFSAGLNLKYLYSNLATGQVVNGVEIKPAQGVAADISMFYTNEFKTSGKDSELGLGLNISNIGNKITYTSSIEKDYIPTNLGIGASYGVHFDDYNKLTLAVDLNKLMVPTPDTADSDPQNGIPDFKEQGVVSGMFSSFGDAPNGFSEELHEVIISTGLEYWYDNKFAVRTGYFYEHATKGGRQFFTVGLGLRYNVFGLDFSYLVPTSNNQNPLDNTLRFTLMFNLDALQSEGGGGDDEGADG is encoded by the coding sequence ATGCTTACTATTCAGAAAATTTCGATGCTGGTTGTCTCTGTGATCACACTTTCAACTTCAGTTCAAGCTCAAATCACCATCGGTAGCGGTACCGGCGATGATTATTTAAATACAGTAACTACAGCAGTCCCATTCCTAAGAATCGCACCTGATGCGCGTTCCGGCGGTATGGCAGATGTGGGGATCGCAATTACTCCGGATGCCAACTCCATATTCTGGAATGCATCCAAACTTGTTTTTATTGATGATGAACACCCTTCCGGTCTTTCCATTACTTATACTCCCTGGTTAAAAAATCTGGTAAATGATATTTATCTGGCTTATTTGAACGGATACTGGAAAGTGGATGAACTTTCGGCTTTAAGTGCCTCTTTGCGCTATTTTTCTCTGGGAACCATCACTTTTACGGATAATTCCGGAAATGTTTTACAGGATTTCCGTCCTAACGAATTTGCCTTTGATGTTGCTTATGCCCGAAAATTGACGGATAATTTCTCTGCGGGACTTAATTTGAAATACTTATACTCCAACCTAGCAACCGGTCAGGTTGTTAATGGTGTGGAAATTAAACCGGCTCAAGGTGTGGCCGCTGATATTTCGATGTTTTATACCAACGAATTCAAAACCAGCGGAAAAGATTCTGAATTAGGTTTAGGTTTAAATATTTCGAATATCGGTAACAAGATCACTTATACTTCCAGTATTGAGAAAGATTATATTCCGACAAATCTTGGAATCGGTGCTTCTTACGGAGTGCATTTCGACGATTATAATAAACTAACGCTTGCGGTTGATCTCAATAAATTAATGGTTCCTACTCCGGATACAGCGGATTCAGATCCACAGAATGGAATTCCCGATTTTAAAGAACAAGGTGTTGTGAGTGGTATGTTCAGTTCTTTCGGCGATGCTCCAAACGGTTTCAGTGAAGAATTACATGAGGTAATTATTTCTACAGGATTAGAATATTGGTACGACAATAAATTTGCAGTGCGCACAGGATATTTTTATGAGCACGCAACAAAAGGTGGTCGCCAATTCTTTACCGTTGGTTTAGGTTTGCGTTACAATGTATTTGGATTAGATTTCTCTTATCTGGTTCCAACATCTAACAATCAAAATCCATTAGACAATACTCTTCGTTTTACGCTTATGTTTAATCTCGATGCTCTTCAATCAGAAGGTGGCGGAGGAGATGATGAAGGTGCTGACGGATGA
- the porU gene encoding type IX secretion system sortase PorU, with the protein MYNKRNRLILTAILTCLYSFEVLAGEQFSVDRSLNWSETPRIFSYDDTKKMEAIQFDGASFRFENDEMLPVYAESFDIRQEGVVTITMVNAVYEVVTNGTNTGRINEKNKQQFNDEITIEHSIGFAKNKPQLDIQFVPLKKNKLTGSVEKLVSFTLVITITSNNNNNNYKTTDETDFTDHSKLSAGTWHKFSVTKEGIFKIDRSWLNANGLSGSINFSTLGIFGNGGGMLPESNATFRYDDIQENTIYKFDANGNDFLEDGDYILFYGQAPHRWNYNESTKVFSHKNNFYSDKTYYFITPDMGSGKFIENQASLPTENITSTSYDIMSFLDIDKINLINSGRNWYGDVIDAYTPERNYSFSFPDLITGEPMIIRSKAAGASPSGTIALNYTANTTVIPATCIIPLLVSGFTETYAIEAGIETTFTAPASSFNMNVKFTGSSASTAWLNYIELLGRANLKYSDAQLYFRDSRTVAPGNITKYFLDADDGIFIWDVTDRINVKNQLYVAGTDITFISSSDSLKQFIAFNTGDVFSSADINYEGEVSNQDLHDLTLTPDYVIVSHPAFLSEARRLAAYHHDVHGLDTLVVDIYQLYNEFSSGAQDISAIRDLMRMFYTRAAGDENLMPQYLLLFGDASFDYRYIMFDADKNTLKVPNYESFESLSRGISYGTDDYFGFLDLTEGDNIEETSEKLDIGIGRLPVLTLEEATQMVDKIIHYKSVESLGSWRNSLCFIADDEDYNTHVEDADLLANYLEDNYPIYNIDKIYFDSYQQIPGAGGERYPEVETAISNRMFSGAFIMNYLGHGNEQNWAQERVLGVDDINGFDNYDKLPLFITATCSFSRYDNPDRQSAGELTLLNPHGGAIALVTTVRLVYAAANYDLNSNFLEHLFLRIDGKYPALGDAVREGKNAVTTDPKNNRKFILLGDPALVLNYPKYSVKTTTVNTFPIISYTDTLKALDKVTITGQINDETGVKMTSFNGIVYPAVYDKPVTINNLVNDPTFSGVGFGPSQPFSFELQKNALYKGKASVINGEFTYTFIVPKDISYTYGNGKLSYYADNGLEDANGADFNVIIGGTADDAAEDTEGPVVDVFMNDETFVFGGLTDEDPTLLIQLNDLNGINALGNAVGHDITATLDEDQQTMLKLNDYYEAELDQYQSGTVSYPLADISEGRHSVVVKAWDVYNNSGEGYTEFVVAETADLALSHVLNYPNPFTTNTSFWFEHNRPGDILDVKVEIFTVSGKRIKTLEQQVSTDGYRVDNIEWDGLDEYGDNIGKGVYIYKLTVKASSDNSKANEFQKLVILK; encoded by the coding sequence ATGTATAACAAAAGGAACCGGCTCATTCTGACTGCAATTTTAACGTGTTTATATTCCTTTGAAGTATTAGCAGGTGAACAATTTTCGGTGGATCGAAGCCTTAATTGGTCAGAAACACCGCGCATTTTTTCTTACGATGACACCAAAAAAATGGAAGCCATTCAATTTGATGGCGCTTCTTTCCGCTTCGAAAATGATGAAATGCTTCCGGTTTATGCCGAATCTTTTGATATCAGACAAGAAGGTGTTGTTACTATAACTATGGTAAATGCGGTTTATGAAGTAGTAACAAATGGAACAAATACCGGAAGAATTAATGAAAAAAATAAACAACAATTCAACGATGAGATAACAATTGAACACAGTATTGGTTTTGCAAAAAATAAACCACAACTCGATATACAATTTGTTCCGTTGAAAAAAAATAAACTGACAGGTTCGGTAGAAAAATTGGTAAGTTTTACATTGGTAATTACCATCACTTCAAATAATAATAACAATAATTATAAAACAACCGACGAAACAGATTTTACCGATCACTCAAAATTATCCGCCGGAACCTGGCATAAATTCAGTGTGACTAAAGAAGGTATTTTTAAAATAGACAGATCATGGTTAAATGCAAATGGTTTATCTGGAAGTATTAATTTTTCTACCCTTGGAATTTTCGGAAATGGTGGCGGTATGTTACCAGAGTCGAATGCAACATTCCGATACGATGATATTCAGGAAAATACTATCTATAAATTTGATGCAAATGGAAATGATTTTTTAGAAGATGGAGATTATATTTTATTTTATGGCCAGGCTCCACACAGATGGAATTATAATGAAAGCACAAAAGTATTTTCACATAAAAATAATTTTTATTCCGATAAGACTTATTATTTTATAACACCGGATATGGGTTCTGGGAAGTTTATTGAAAATCAAGCCTCACTTCCTACAGAAAATATTACCTCAACGAGTTATGATATAATGTCGTTTTTAGATATTGATAAAATTAATCTTATCAACTCCGGAAGAAATTGGTATGGAGATGTTATAGATGCATATACTCCTGAAAGAAATTATTCTTTTTCCTTCCCCGACCTGATTACGGGAGAGCCTATGATAATTCGCTCAAAGGCAGCCGGAGCAAGCCCTTCAGGGACAATCGCTTTAAATTATACAGCGAATACAACGGTTATTCCGGCAACCTGTATTATCCCATTACTTGTGAGTGGATTTACCGAAACTTATGCAATTGAAGCTGGCATTGAAACAACATTTACAGCACCCGCTTCCAGTTTTAATATGAATGTAAAATTTACGGGTTCGAGTGCATCTACTGCATGGTTAAATTATATTGAATTATTGGGTCGTGCAAATTTAAAATACAGCGATGCACAATTATATTTCAGAGATTCCAGAACTGTTGCACCGGGAAATATCACTAAATATTTTTTAGATGCCGATGATGGAATTTTTATTTGGGATGTTACCGATCGAATCAATGTAAAAAATCAATTATATGTTGCGGGCACTGATATTACTTTTATATCATCCTCTGATAGTTTAAAACAATTTATTGCATTTAATACGGGAGATGTTTTTTCTTCTGCAGACATTAATTACGAAGGTGAAGTATCAAATCAGGATCTGCATGATCTCACGCTCACTCCTGATTATGTAATAGTATCACACCCTGCTTTTTTAAGTGAGGCGCGACGCCTTGCAGCATATCACCATGATGTACACGGATTGGATACTTTAGTGGTGGATATTTATCAATTATATAACGAATTTTCTTCCGGAGCGCAGGACATTTCGGCAATTCGAGATCTTATGCGTATGTTTTATACTCGGGCTGCCGGTGATGAGAATTTAATGCCGCAATATTTATTATTATTTGGAGATGCATCTTTTGATTACAGATATATCATGTTTGATGCAGATAAAAATACGTTGAAAGTTCCTAATTATGAAAGTTTTGAATCTTTATCTCGTGGAATTTCTTATGGCACGGATGATTATTTTGGATTTTTAGATCTTACGGAAGGAGATAATATTGAAGAGACTTCTGAAAAACTCGATATTGGCATTGGACGACTTCCCGTACTTACATTAGAAGAAGCCACACAAATGGTGGATAAAATTATACATTATAAATCGGTGGAATCACTTGGAAGCTGGAGAAATTCTTTATGTTTTATAGCCGATGATGAAGATTATAATACGCATGTGGAAGATGCCGATCTTCTCGCAAATTATCTTGAAGATAATTATCCAATTTATAATATAGATAAAATTTATTTTGATTCCTATCAGCAAATTCCGGGTGCAGGTGGTGAACGTTATCCCGAAGTGGAAACTGCAATTTCCAATCGTATGTTTTCCGGTGCATTTATAATGAATTATCTCGGTCACGGAAACGAACAGAACTGGGCTCAGGAAAGGGTTTTAGGGGTGGATGATATCAATGGATTCGACAACTACGATAAACTTCCTTTATTTATTACTGCAACATGTTCATTTTCCAGATATGATAATCCCGATCGTCAATCTGCAGGAGAATTAACATTATTAAATCCGCATGGCGGTGCCATCGCTTTAGTAACAACTGTGCGTTTGGTTTATGCAGCCGCAAATTATGATCTCAATAGTAATTTCCTCGAACATTTATTTTTGCGTATTGATGGAAAATATCCTGCATTAGGTGATGCTGTTAGAGAAGGAAAAAATGCCGTGACAACCGATCCGAAAAATAATAGAAAATTTATTTTACTGGGCGATCCTGCATTAGTACTGAATTATCCGAAATACAGTGTTAAAACAACAACAGTAAATACTTTTCCAATTATATCTTACACAGATACTTTAAAAGCATTGGATAAAGTAACAATTACAGGCCAAATTAATGATGAAACGGGTGTGAAAATGACTTCCTTTAATGGAATTGTTTATCCTGCAGTATACGATAAACCTGTTACGATAAATAACCTCGTAAATGATCCAACTTTTTCTGGTGTAGGTTTTGGTCCAAGCCAACCCTTCTCCTTCGAACTGCAAAAAAATGCATTATATAAAGGAAAAGCAAGTGTGATAAATGGAGAGTTTACTTACACTTTTATTGTTCCTAAAGACATCTCCTACACATATGGAAATGGGAAATTGAGTTATTATGCTGATAACGGTTTAGAGGACGCGAACGGAGCCGATTTTAACGTAATTATCGGAGGAACTGCCGACGACGCGGCCGAAGATACGGAAGGCCCCGTTGTGGATGTATTTATGAATGATGAAACCTTTGTGTTTGGCGGACTTACCGATGAAGATCCAACTTTGTTGATCCAATTGAACGACCTGAATGGAATAAATGCTTTGGGGAACGCAGTTGGTCACGATATTACTGCAACTTTGGATGAAGACCAACAAACCATGCTTAAACTCAACGATTATTACGAGGCAGAACTCGACCAATATCAAAGCGGAACAGTCTCATATCCTTTGGCAGATATTTCGGAAGGAAGACACTCCGTAGTGGTAAAAGCCTGGGATGTTTATAATAATTCAGGGGAAGGATATACCGAATTTGTAGTAGCTGAAACGGCTGATCTGGCATTAAGTCATGTTTTGAACTATCCGAATCCCTTCACTACAAATACCTCTTTTTGGTTTGAACACAACCGTCCCGGAGATATTTTGGATGTAAAAGTGGAAATATTTACCGTAAGCGGAAAAAGAATTAAAACGCTGGAGCAACAGGTTTCCACTGATGGATATCGCGTTGACAATATAGAGTGGGATGGCCTTGACGAGTATGGTGATAATATTGGAAAAGGTGTCTATATTTACAAATTAACCGTAAAAGCAAGCAGCGATAATTCAAAAGCCAACGAGTTTCAGAAGCTTGTAATACTAAAATGA
- a CDS encoding PorP/SprF family type IX secretion system membrane protein: MSVKRKYPYNIAILRSFLGINQYFIVRLIISFLFITKQFSLNAQDLRFSQWHASETYVNPAFTGAYSQPRIILNFRDQWPDMPQTYISYRASYDGYINAIRSGIGVFAYQDNQGDGALQSTTIGMQYMYQARLSENWALNFGLQLSYLQYRLNWADLQFYDQINLLYGFNDAFGNPNVSSEAAPAVLSDASIDLGAGLLLYSNNLYVGFSASHLTQPTLSFYGDNTNAIPVSISGQTGVFIQGPKKKNPLIVNPFALYTNQAGFQQIQAGLYVKKGIILSGLFFKHNTSNLSDVVICAGLSKGLVKFAYSYDIAIGDLAGVSGGAHELSLMFSFKENSNRTKKNSQKSMLDCPSVL; encoded by the coding sequence GTGTCAGTTAAACGCAAATATCCCTATAATATTGCCATTCTCAGGTCATTTTTGGGGATTAATCAATATTTTATTGTAAGGTTAATAATTTCATTTTTGTTCATTACAAAACAATTTTCCTTAAATGCTCAGGATCTTCGGTTTAGCCAGTGGCATGCATCCGAAACATACGTAAATCCTGCTTTTACCGGTGCTTATAGTCAGCCACGTATCATTTTAAATTTTCGCGATCAATGGCCCGACATGCCACAAACATACATTTCTTATCGGGCATCCTATGATGGATACATCAATGCGATAAGAAGTGGTATTGGAGTTTTTGCCTATCAGGATAACCAGGGTGATGGAGCCTTACAATCCACTACAATTGGAATGCAATACATGTATCAGGCAAGACTTTCAGAAAATTGGGCCTTGAATTTCGGATTGCAATTGAGTTATTTGCAATACCGGTTGAATTGGGCAGATCTGCAGTTTTACGATCAGATAAACTTATTGTATGGTTTTAATGATGCATTTGGCAACCCGAATGTATCATCGGAAGCCGCACCCGCTGTGCTTTCTGACGCATCCATTGACCTGGGGGCGGGATTGCTTTTATACAGCAATAATTTGTACGTTGGGTTTTCAGCATCACATCTCACACAACCAACATTGAGTTTTTATGGAGACAATACCAATGCAATACCCGTAAGCATTTCAGGCCAAACGGGTGTATTTATTCAAGGCCCGAAGAAAAAAAATCCACTCATCGTAAATCCATTTGCTTTATACACCAATCAGGCAGGGTTTCAGCAGATTCAGGCAGGTTTGTATGTAAAAAAGGGGATTATTTTGTCGGGATTGTTCTTTAAACACAATACTTCAAATCTAAGCGACGTTGTTATATGTGCGGGTTTATCGAAAGGTTTGGTTAAGTTTGCTTATAGTTATGATATAGCAATTGGCGATCTGGCAGGGGTTAGTGGGGGTGCTCATGAATTGTCGCTGATGTTTAGTTTTAAGGAAAATAGCAATCGTACAAAAAAAAATAGCCAAAAAAGTATGCTCGATTGCCCCTCAGTTCTATGA